tattcgagattatatattattcgagacgatgtattcgagattatatattattcgagacgatgtattcgagattatatattattcaagacgatgtattcgagattatatattattcgagatgatgcatattatgtactatatgattcaggttttccttattgattgcatccatgcattgtaatttgaatactaaattgttttatatttcttcggtattagttaaataatagctatggcggacaataccggcagagagggagaagaggccctgttcgagatcatacgcagccctagcaggccagatgatctgaatgaagcaaatgacagctcccaatatctgaacaataccggggagggtgatgataagatattcgatctcgacgaccgagctgatgaagtcatgaactatgattatgattatgatgacgcggacaatgattatgatgacgaatacaatgttgatcttgaaataacaaagactagcggcgaggtatatttatataagcaggcatctagtgatcatcacatgttttttatttgaagatatattaacgaatcgatctttcttctttcagccctccggatcgagcaaatctgcttttacagacagcaggacaaagcgcggcccgggcaaaaagttgaaggagggtgtaaagtacaacatcgattccatcaaacctagtggcgaacccctcacgcctaagaacattgcgaacaagttcgttcgtcagtgcggagttcttgtgaaggaccaactcccgatctccattcaagaatggaaagagccaaaaactaaacgcccagatgttacttgggtcgacgacagagcaaaacataagctttgggaatctctgatggaacatttcaccctaccagattatttcactgatgcagatgtgcagaaagtcaaggacgctgctcttaagaagatggcaattgcattcaaaactgtatgggccaactacctcgctgcagaaaggaagactccagaattcaagggaacactggagaagcaaagagaacactggcccgcttttgtgaaattcaaggaatcagaattatctaaggaacggtcgagaaaaaacaaggccaatgccgcaaaaaagacgcagttccataggctgggtccaggtggctacgcggtggcaatgcctaagtgggataagtctgagcaagagatggatgATGCatgggtcactccggttactaggagctggccccccaggtgcagaacttggttctatgtgCATGGGGGGGcattggacccgaagacaggcctggtttcgaagaaggcaagtctaaaaggagcaaaacaaaagttacttgacgcaatagaagatgctcgaaagggggtgttcacgcccaacagagagaacgacgagcttatgcgcgccctgggaaatcctgaacacccgggaagaacacgaggcaagggcgttattccctggtatgagggcttttcggaatggaatgacgactacaggacccgtgcaagaaagaagatggaggaggagaagaagaggaagctggaggaggagcagaggaagcaggacgcggaacgccttgAAGGCCTAgcagcaaggcacgcggacttggcactcaaattccagcagcagcagcagcagatcgagtCACTTAGCCAGGAacgggggtctcagcagcggcaacagcaagcggatgatcatccagcattggatagcaccgtcccatccatgccgagaagcagcattggttccgccccgggcgacgcactgctggatacataccctgtggatgacatcatagagaacactaactgtgagctacacttcaaaatgaagaacatatccatgaaggtggcggacgtcgttgcttttacaattacccccgaagcaaccttccattgcgccccgattccagagggctatgctcgtgtcttggttgatgaggtggtggacccatattcggggctagatcttgacattcctggaggtgacgacgagcacacactgggagaggccatacatcgtatcatcctatggagaaaggattgcatcatctctcgaagtccaccgacaccgcgtctgccgactcctcctcgaagtccgccaccgtgtcagcagactcccgctcctccaagtccaagaacgcgtgagcagactcctgcttcaagtccggcacagcgtcagacCACTCCTCTTGTTTCAAgtctgacaccgtgtcaggccacacctcctgcttcaagtccggcactgCGTCAGGCCAcgcctcctgcttcaagtccgacaccgtgtcaggccacacctcctttttcaagtccggcacagcgtcaggccactcctcctgctccaactaagccacgtcagccgtctccgccgcctaaacaatcgcagaagagacacgccgcagctatggtgcgtagcggtacgagtcgaggtagtacagaaagtacaggcggagacaagcgatataaatatggtccaagcagcctcgctcctcttcctcagaggccttacgacatgaccgaggagcaaaacgatgcaatagtgcgggccgaagtggacgctcattttcgaccgaaaccggcaacgccgcagagggagaaagtgcctgaggaaaagattgatcacttcattcgtatggctagaccaccagctcccaagcctgttgactcagactatgagcgccaaatcaggaaggcacatcgagcacgactacaaaaagaagcgagctcgagctcgagccaacaagcagctgtcaaaaaatgcgggaaaaccgttcccaagctgggagaacaggcggcgcaatcgacccccccccccccccccgcttgttgtaccaacaacacatgagagtacgcgcgcccaatattattgtgagCAAACCATTTActtcccgagctgggcgatgtggtaataaccgaggagcatataatgcaggctgaaatgctcaacaTCACTATaggacaactcctcgatatcgagcccatgtctccgcttagagaggaggaaataaaacggaaatatgtccggggccaacctttggtcgagcccgaggaggtcaagaacctcccgacgagaatgtatgaattgcatgattggtacatgaaaattaccaagatttccaatcgagagtccctcatggtgcaagtcgaggaagatcattactttaataagaaagctctgtccgttgagtattcaaaactatttcagttattcaatcaagatgcactcgacaaatctatcgtcagttgctattgtctgtcggtgatttctttctgtaatttaagtctcaagctagctctagtgctcattgattgatcattaattacctgtaattatatatcctcactatatattcttttctgtggtattatgcaggatgaagatgtatgaaatgaaaaaagctggacgctatggcattgggttcattgacccaaataccgttgatgaatacacatggaaattggaatggtgtagacaagatgtagagaaaaacatggtagagttcttgaagcgcctcaatagcaatgaagatatactacttccttacaacttcgagtgagtcacactgtcttgtactacaaattctgtttttgcttactagctagatgttaataagtgtatagggtttagggttatagttgattagtgttatgcacatgcccgcttaatttatacatgcaaacgtatgcgcatgcagcttccactggatcttgttagacattaaagttgacgaaggaaaagttgaagtactggactcactacttaaaaaagatagtgaccacagcatcgtgaaggggatagtcgacaggttatttcaatcattattaactatatctcggcctatttagttcttcatttcctgatatgaactatttttaataacccctttattaattttctttgccggcgggcagggattgggcaaagtacatcaaggtgactccaggaaaatggtgacaaaagctatgttggtatcgacccaaggtaagtaattaagtagtagtAGCTAgttagctaccatctctttaattcttatttcaataccattaattaattaacatgcttgattaataattatctgattaaattctattctcgtaaaggccctgaagcaggcgccggggactgaagtgtgtgcatactacgtttgcgagaacattcgcatgatggcgtccgaaaggagcagatctgatagacaggactgggtacgtttgccagaacactattcacaaatcttacataattgtcgatatctagtcacacaactaatacacatgcatattgatctccttcttaacagttcaaagaggtgcgggatcAGCTCCTGCCAAaagagcgcatacgagcacttcaaaaggaaatagcgggatttttgctcgaccaggttaTAAatccaaaggagaatactattacccgctaccgcccacatgaaccacttgtcatcgtgctccgaaggcaccaaggcaacatgtaggagaaattgtatatatatacatgtgtatgtgtgaataattaatgatggttgtgagacattcgattatatatatatatgatcggttctacgagaaaatctatttatatatatgcataacgtgtacaatatgtagtatcgtaaaataccagcaaacaaaaaaaattaaatgaaaaacacaaaattaatggaaaaataaaaattaaaactaaaaccccccaaacatttagtaccggttggtgctaccaaccggtactaatggtctaccagcacccgggcctggctcgtgccacgtggtggcattttagcgccggttcgtgccgaaccggtagtaggggggggcctttagtctccactctttagtgccggttgcagaaccggcactaaaggcccttacgaaccggcgctaaagcccggttctgcactggTCTACCCCCTCGTCGGGGTGCACCACCTATCTGCGTGTGTCTCAGTGCTAGGCAGTGTCGCCCACTGGTGGATCACGGGGATCTACGGCCCGTAGGACGAAGCGGCCAAGGCTGAATTCTTGCAGGAGCTACAAGAATTGCGTGCCTCCCGTATCGGGCCTTGGCTCGTTGGTGTCGACTTCAACTTGATAGCCTCAGCTGCCGACAAGAATGATGATAGGCTGCAACACCGCCCGATGTGCCGTTTCAGACGTTTCCTCGCCGATGAGGAGCTCCGAGATACTTACCTCCATGACCAGCGCTATACTTGGTCCAGCGAGAGGAACCTGCCCACGCTCGTGCGCATCGACCGTGTGCTCCGCTCCCCCGAATGGGAAACTACGCACCCCCACAGTCTCCCAAGGTGCCTGTCTTCCGTCACGTCCGACCACGCTCCTTTGCTCGTGGACTGCACCCCGCGTTCCCCGGGGCCCAGGCGCTTCTACTTCGAGCGCTTTTGGACGACCCTCGACAGCTTCCACCACGCGGTCTCTGAAGCATGGCATGCCGCACCGATGGACCCGGCTCCCTTCCATCGCCTTTTCACGCGCCTCAAGTGCATCATGCGCCGCCTCCGAAGCTGGAGCTCGCGTTCCATTGGTCAGGTTGCCACCCAGTTGCCCACTTCCAGCAAGTTGATCGCGCGCCTTGACGCGGCTCGAGATTATAGGCATCTATCGCCCCTGGAAACCTGGCTTCGATCCAGCCTGAAGCGGACGTACCACGGCCTTGCTAGCCTCGACATGACCATCGCGCGCCAGCGCGTGCGTCTCTCCTGGCTCAAGGCCGATGACACGGACGTCGGGTTCCTTCACTTGCGCGCCTCCCACCGTAAGCAGAAGAACCGCATCCTCGAGCTGTGTGTCGACGACTCAGTGGTTGCTGACGCCGCGGGCATGTCGAAAGTTGCGTTCTCGCACTTGTCGAGCCTGGTTGGCGTAGCTGACTCTAGGACCGCCTCCATTGCTCTCGGCGCGATCGACGCTCCCTCCTTTGAGTTGTCTTCCCACAAGTCTCCCTTCACCATGGAGGAGGTGTCGCACGTGGTCTGTTGCATGCCCAAGGGCAAGGCTCTCGGTCCGGACGAATTTACTGCCGAGTTTCTTTGTGCCGTGTGGGATGTGGTCAAGGGCGACATCAAGGAGGCTTTTCACAAGCTTCATGAGCTTAATGGCATGGGCTTCCATAAGCTGAACGAGGCATTCATCACTCTACTCCCCAAGTCCCCGGATGTGGCTGCCCTCTCAGAATATTGCCCGATCAGCCTCATCCACTTGATCGCCAAGCTCGTGCCCAAGGTTTTATCCCTCCGGCTCGCCCCTCGGCTCCACGAGCCAGAGCGCCTTCATCACAGGCCGCAGCATCCACGGCAACTTTATGCTGGTTTAGCAGACCGCACGGCAACTACACAACCTTCACCATCCGTGCGTGCTCCTTAAGCTCGACATCACGCACGCGTTCGATTCTGTCTCCTGGCCGTTCCTGCTCGAGGTCATGtgtcacagcctgatttttggccctttctttttctattgattttctgaggtttttgcttgagaTTTATTTtcccgtggctttgtggtctgaaaactgaagaagatgacctcTTGTCATTTCGATCTTGGACCAAACCCTAATATtctttttctagggaatattcctttttctgttAAAGGAATAAtcatttttgccctaggttgtgaagcaacctatatttacTCCTCAAATTCCCAAATAATGCTCATAAATTGcttgggtcatatcttcctcaaatagGGCAAAAAATTTCATTTCCATGTTCAAAAATAATCCTTAattaattcatttcctattctgtcctaaatggcacattgtgaagcaagtgctatttatcTTTGCCCATTTGTCCCCAAACTTTTTGGACATCTTTTTCTGTCCAAATAATTGATCtgtgccaaaattcaactttattttcctagccaatcttcctcagggattttttcaaagttcctgtctaAGGGAagcctttgtgaaggaagtgctagcTAGGGTTACCCAAATGAGTTTAAATTTTGCACACTCCTTAATGTGCTCATATCATTGACCTCCTTCAATTTTCAGCTTCATCCAATCATTTGTGTGAGCAGAACTTCAAATCTTTGATTCTgttaatattttcaggttgtgaagcaagtatattttatattgcttcattaattctgagaaattaccagatcatgctcctacccatataacatctctccaccaaatttgggatCATTTCCTCAAGTAATTTCCCTCCAAAATTattgcaagtttctgtccagaggagatgtttgtgaagcaagtactaTTTTGGcatgtccatttggtatgaaactTTTACAGCATCTTCATATGGCCAAATAAGCCTACCttgccaaatttgagctcaaattgatagtccatgtgagtgcatcatcatgCTCAAGTTTCTGGACCAATTTAAGCAGTTGTGAAGCAACTAAGTTAAATTTTGGTCCATTTCCTTCCAAACTTCACAGGACTGTAGTCCTTCCTAACCTAAACTCCCCAGACATTCTATTTGGCTCTAATCCCACCTATGATGATCACTACATCATGGTTTAGTTTTATGCAGCAACATTCAGAGCTCAATTCCCATCTAACCACAGCATCTTTAGCCGAGTGTTTAGCTCCGTTGCAACCTCCCCTGGATGGTCTCTCCCCCAGACAACAACTGACAACCATTTGGCTCTTCTTCATGCCAGCTCACGCGGTGACCACGGGGCAGAAGTGCCAAACCAACGCGCTCTGGAAACCGCGGGGCTGTGCTCGTCCGTTCTCTCATCATCTCGACCCTCAACCATGTCCAGTAGCTTCCTCGTGATCGACTGCATCGCCTTGAGACCTTGCCCCCTCCGTCTTCTTCCGCGGTGAGCCGTTCGGCTCTATTCGCGCAGTGGCATCTTCCTCCTCGTGTCCTCGAGTGCTGCTCGTCTCCGTGAGCTCTGCCACTCGTCCTTTTCCCCCTCGTCGACTTCCGGCGCCCTTCGGTGCTCGCTTGCCGTCGCAAGAGCTTGGCCGGACATGCACGGCGGCACCCGAGCTCGAACCGCCTTACCTCGCCTATTTAAGCCAGCCCCGACCCCCTCCGAGCTCACCACTCGCCTCACCTCACTCCCAGTGCTTCGCCTAGCATCTCAAACGAGCTCCGGAAGCTCTCCTTGCCTCGGTTGCCCACCATGACCGCCGCCATGCTCCGCTCAAATTCGAGCACGACAGCACCCCTCCCCCTTCCCTTCCTCCACCAGTAGATCCACCGGAGCATGCCAAGCCTCCCAGCCCCTCAACTTCGTCTCGCCGCCACCGGAGCGCCATGCCCATCCTCACCCGTAGCCACCGTCTGCCGCGGCCGTGGCTCTGCCCTTCCCCGTGCCCCCCGGCGACCGTTCTGCCCATAGACGTGTGCGGCTCCTTCCCCTGAGCACGCCGGTAGGTCGAGTGTCGCGAGAGGTGGCCGAAGTCACCGGGAATCCTCGTCGGGCCGTCGGCCTCGTCTCTGCATCGCAGGTGAgtgggaggaggaagaaggagacctgCCAGCGGCCCCCCTCCCTGCGGACCCCACCTGGCAGCCACTCAAGGCCGGCCCCGCTCCGCCACGTCAGATTTGTGGAGACGTATTCACCGGAGTACGCTTTCCCTTCTCGAAAACGCCTATCGTCTCTTCTTCAGGGCAGAACATGTTTTCCTCTCAGGAAAGCGCCTTTCCTTTGTACTACGGCTCTAAATGC
This genomic window from Aegilops tauschii subsp. strangulata cultivar AL8/78 chromosome 4, Aet v6.0, whole genome shotgun sequence contains:
- the LOC141022068 gene encoding uncharacterized protein, whose product is MCRFRRFLADEELRDTYLHDQRYTWSSERNLPTLVRIDRVLRSPEWETTHPHSLPRCLSSVTSDHAPLLVDCTPRSPGPRRFYFERFWTTLDSFHHAVSEAWHAAPMDPAPFHRLFTRLKCIMRRLRSWSSRSIGQVATQLPTSSKLIARLDAARDYRHLSPLETWLRSSLKRTYHGLASLDMTIARQRVRLSWLKADDTDVGFLHLRASHRKQKNRILELCVDDSVVADAAGMSKVAFSHLSSLVGVADSRTASIALGAIDAPSFELSSHKSPFTMEEVSHVVCCMPKGKALGPDEFTAEFLCAVWDVVKGDIKEAFHKLHELNGMGFHKLNEAFITLLPKSPDVAALSEYCPISLIHLIAKLVPKVLSLRLAPRLHEPERLHHRPQHPRQLYAGLADRTATTQPSPSVRAP